From a single Equus asinus isolate D_3611 breed Donkey chromosome 2, EquAss-T2T_v2, whole genome shotgun sequence genomic region:
- the MSS51 gene encoding putative protein MSS51 homolog, mitochondrial isoform X2: MGVLLCQALDFDALKKCSRRWRTHSDSVLTVEHSLVASQTPRSSGNARGAGILIPSQRLSQSPLRYRNIISGTHSLRCRNVYYCGPECQRSDQPAHRRVCQELRLVAVDRLMEWLLVTGDFVLPSGPWPWLAEVVQGWDTWFSMRHLQLDATLDAVLRGHAMTTLWASVGRPRPDPDVLQSSLKRLLTDALSRPLTLGLGLRALGIDVRKIGGSTVHVVGASHVETFLTRPGDYDELSYMFPGHLGLHVIMVGVDIAAGFLQSTSTSPLEPGTVQLSGHKGLYHDFWEEQVETGQIARPDLVVAFHPGFHASPDLMEAWLPTLLLLRDYEIPTLITVYSHQELAASLQILVDLDTHITAYGANPFASLKPEQVYSNPNKQPVYCSAYYIMFLGSSCQLDKRQLEEKVDGGV, translated from the exons ATGGGGGTACTCCTGTGTCAGGCTTTGGATTTCGATGCCCTCAAGAAATGTTCCAGAAGATGGAGGACACATTCCGATTCTGTGCTTACTGTAGAGCACTCCCTAGTGGCCTCTCAGACTCCAAGGTCCTCCGGCAATGCAAGAG GTGCAGGAATATTAATTCCCTCCCAAAGACTCTCCCAATCACCTTTGAGGTATAGGAACATTATTTCTGGGACTCATTCTCTCAGGTGCAGAAATGTCTATTACTGTGGTCCAGAGTGCCAGAGGTCAGACCAGCCAGCACACAGGAGGGTTTGTCAAGAGCTGCGTCTTGTAGCTGTGGATCGTCTCATGGAATGGCTTTTGGTCACAG gtgattttgtcCTACCCTCAGGACCTTGGCCATGGCTGGCTGAAGTTGTACAGGGCTGGGACACCTGGTTTTCTATGCGGCATTTACAACTAGATGCTACACTGGATGCTGTGCTACGTGGTCATGCCATGACCACCCTCTGGGCCAGTGTAGGACGGCCAAGGCCAGACCCAGATGTCCTGCAGAGCTCTTTGAAGCGGCTGCTGACAGATGCCCTGTCACGGCCCTTGACACTGGGCCTTGGGCTTCGGGCCTTGGGGATAGATGTTAGGAAGATTGGGGGAAGCACAGTGCATGTGGTTGGTGCTTCCCATGTGGAGACATTCCTCACTCGCCCTGGGGACTATGATGAGCTTAGCTACATGTTTCCTGGACACCTTGGCCTCCATGTAATCATGGTGGGTGTAGACATAGCTGCTGGCTTTTTACAGAGCACCTCAACTTCACCCTTGGAACCTGGCACAGTTCAGCTTAGTGGCCATAAGGGCCTCTATCATGACTTCTGGGAGGAGCAGGTAGAGACTGGGCAGATAGCCCGTCCAGATTTGGTGGTGGCATTCCATCCAG GTTTCCATGCTTCCCCAGACTTGATGGAGGCTTGGCTGCCCACCCTCCTGCTACTTCGTGATTATGAGATCCCTACGTTGATTACTGTTTACAG CCATCAGGAGTTGGCAGCCTCTTTGCAGATTCTAGTGGACCTGGATACACACATCACTGCCTATGGAGCTAACCCTTTTGCATCTCTCAAACCTGAACAGGTCTATTCCAATCCCAACAAGCAGCCCGTATACTGCAGTGCCTACTATATCATGTTTCTTGGAAGCTCCTGCCAGCTGGATAAAAGGCAATTGGAAGAGAAAGTAGATGGTGGGGTTTAA